In Syntrophorhabdaceae bacterium, a single window of DNA contains:
- a CDS encoding NUDIX domain-containing protein, producing MKDEFVPFVSAVIRDKERVLILRRKRAFMGYLWEFPGGRPEDNETLQKGLERIIKEELGIGVEAGNYLCATGHAIHCELSIKSYVYESVIESGTITLKNHEEMKWVLPGELESYDFAEHHRHVALVLMGKR from the coding sequence ATGAAAGATGAATTCGTGCCCTTTGTTTCCGCGGTAATCAGGGATAAGGAAAGGGTCCTGATCCTCAGAAGAAAGAGGGCTTTCATGGGATATCTCTGGGAATTTCCTGGCGGCAGGCCCGAAGATAATGAAACTCTTCAGAAAGGCCTGGAGAGAATAATAAAAGAGGAATTGGGAATCGGGGTGGAGGCGGGAAACTACCTCTGTGCCACCGGTCACGCCATCCATTGCGAGCTTTCGATCAAATCCTATGTGTACGAATCCGTCATTGAATCCGGCACCATTACCCTGAAAAACCATGAAGAGATGAAGTGGGTATTACCGGGAGAGCTTGAGAGCTATGATTTTGCCGAGCATCACCGCCATGTGGCGCTGGTGCTTATGGGCAAGCGATAA
- a CDS encoding class I SAM-dependent methyltransferase, whose protein sequence is MNLSKISVLTFTFISIFCAGLLAVSYGEERTAPDDLDIKVSRFLRDARDSWADLNVPYVDGKILHDLVLKGKFRNILEIGTSTGHSTIWLAWAAAKNGGTVTTIEIDRGRHEEALRNFRKAGVATFIDARLADAHELVPLLKGPYDFVFCDADKEWYLQYFLDLESKLSPNGCYTAHNVITYGGAGAAKFLEYVGKNRGFRTIIERGSGEGISVTCRIPR, encoded by the coding sequence ATGAACCTGTCAAAAATATCTGTTTTGACCTTCACCTTTATAAGCATTTTTTGTGCGGGCCTTCTGGCTGTTTCTTATGGAGAGGAGAGGACGGCGCCGGATGATCTTGATATAAAGGTATCCCGCTTTCTTCGCGATGCCCGCGACAGTTGGGCGGATCTTAACGTCCCTTACGTAGACGGTAAGATCCTGCACGATCTCGTGCTGAAGGGCAAATTCCGGAATATCCTCGAGATAGGGACCTCTACCGGCCATTCGACGATCTGGCTCGCATGGGCGGCTGCAAAGAACGGTGGAACGGTGACGACCATCGAGATCGATCGCGGGCGACATGAAGAAGCGCTCAGAAACTTCAGGAAAGCGGGGGTCGCGACCTTTATCGATGCACGCCTCGCCGATGCCCATGAACTCGTGCCCCTCCTCAAAGGCCCTTACGATTTTGTCTTCTGCGATGCGGACAAGGAGTGGTATCTCCAATATTTTCTGGATCTTGAATCGAAGCTGAGCCCCAATGGATGCTATACCGCCCACAATGTCATCACTTACGGTGGAGCCGGAGCGGCGAAGTTCCTGGAATACGTGGGGAAGAACCGCGGATTCCGGACAATAATCGAGCGGGGAAGCGGAGAGGGCATATCCGTGACGTGCAGAATACCCCGATGA
- a CDS encoding undecaprenyl-diphosphate phosphatase: protein MNNLQAVVFGLVEGITEFLPISSTGHLMLTGHVMGLTQTPFLKCFEIVIQFGAILSVVFLYRRSLLVNVEVLKRVVVAFIPTGILGLTLYKIIKKYLLSSSTVVLWSLLLGGIFLIIFELLHKEKEDDVEDISTISYKSSVIIGLFQAIAMVPGVSRSASTIVGGLALGLKRKTIVEFSFLLAVPTMLAATGLDLVKNANLFSLEQIHFLAIGFVISFFAALGAVKYLLNFIKNHTFIPFGIYRIALVAVFWYVMYMM, encoded by the coding sequence ATGAATAACCTACAGGCCGTTGTTTTCGGGCTCGTGGAGGGAATTACCGAATTCCTGCCCATCTCATCCACCGGACACCTCATGCTTACGGGCCACGTAATGGGCCTTACCCAGACCCCTTTTCTCAAATGCTTCGAGATCGTGATACAGTTCGGCGCCATTCTGTCCGTGGTCTTTCTTTACCGGCGGTCTCTCCTGGTGAATGTGGAAGTGCTGAAAAGGGTCGTGGTAGCCTTCATTCCTACCGGTATTCTCGGCCTTACCCTTTACAAGATCATCAAGAAATACCTTCTTTCAAGCAGTACCGTGGTACTCTGGTCTTTGCTGCTGGGCGGTATATTTCTTATCATTTTTGAGCTGCTTCATAAGGAAAAGGAGGATGACGTGGAGGATATTTCCACGATTTCTTATAAATCCTCCGTGATTATCGGTCTATTTCAGGCCATCGCCATGGTCCCGGGCGTGTCGCGGTCCGCATCGACCATTGTGGGTGGTCTGGCCCTCGGTCTCAAAAGGAAGACGATCGTGGAGTTTTCCTTCCTCCTCGCTGTCCCCACCATGCTTGCCGCCACAGGCCTCGATCTCGTCAAGAACGCGAATCTGTTTTCATTGGAGCAGATACATTTTCTTGCCATCGGATTCGTGATCTCTTTCTTTGCCGCACTGGGGGCGGTGAAATACCTGTTGAACTTCATCAAGAACCATACCTTCATCCCTTTCGGGATTTATCGAATCGCCCTTGTAGCGGTCTTCTGGTACGTAATGTATATGATGTAG
- the cobU gene encoding bifunctional adenosylcobinamide kinase/adenosylcobinamide-phosphate guanylyltransferase, whose amino-acid sequence MTLIIGGARSGKSAFALSEGNLHPGKKAFIATAQALDHEMKARIARHKEERGPEWDTFEEPVRLDEAFLISAAGGYKAIVIDCLTLWVSNLLLGEEAVEEKFRSLETALLSCGDSSVYIVSNEVGMGIVPEYPLSRVYRDLLGNLNKLVAGIASRVVYMVAGIPVEIKKRP is encoded by the coding sequence GTGACCCTTATTATCGGCGGGGCCCGGAGCGGGAAAAGCGCCTTTGCCCTGAGTGAAGGGAATCTGCATCCTGGAAAAAAGGCCTTTATTGCGACCGCCCAGGCCCTGGACCACGAGATGAAAGCAAGGATCGCACGCCACAAGGAGGAACGGGGGCCCGAATGGGACACCTTCGAGGAGCCGGTAAGGCTCGACGAAGCATTCCTCATATCGGCTGCAGGCGGTTACAAGGCAATCGTGATCGATTGCCTTACCCTCTGGGTATCGAATCTCCTCCTGGGAGAAGAGGCCGTTGAGGAGAAATTTCGTTCCCTCGAGACCGCCCTTCTCTCGTGCGGTGATTCGTCGGTTTATATTGTCTCGAACGAGGTCGGCATGGGCATCGTGCCCGAATATCCCCTGAGCCGCGTTTACAGGGACCTTCTCGGAAATCTGAATAAACTCGTCGCCGGTATCGCATCGCGTGTGGTTTACATGGTCGCGGGTATACCGGTGGAGATAAAGAAAAGGCCGTGA
- the cobS gene encoding adenosylcobinamide-GDP ribazoletransferase codes for MKELLISLQFLTRIPVRITGSLSERQIGRSAIFFPFVGVVQGAAAACTAVFMDLLFNPEIAAGFVVVVPLLINGGFHIDGLADTVDGMSVKGTGEPSRDRERRLTVMKDSSIGAMGAAAIAVLVLIKYLFASGLIEKGLTWDVLFMIFFVPVFSKWIMVPVICHGKAARNDGLGKIFIAHGGTGVLLLSSVILAAIFACASFALPEPSWRGTGKVFLLLFLSSYGLALLWVAFCQHKFGGLTGDTIGAVSEIGEILLFGIAFLCI; via the coding sequence GTGAAGGAGCTTCTCATCTCACTTCAGTTTCTCACCCGGATCCCCGTGCGGATCACCGGCAGTCTTTCCGAAAGGCAGATAGGACGATCGGCGATTTTTTTTCCTTTTGTCGGTGTGGTGCAGGGGGCTGCCGCCGCCTGCACGGCCGTTTTCATGGACCTCCTATTCAATCCCGAGATAGCCGCCGGATTCGTGGTAGTGGTTCCCCTGCTCATCAACGGCGGATTTCATATTGACGGTCTCGCAGACACGGTAGACGGGATGTCGGTAAAAGGCACGGGCGAGCCTTCGCGGGACAGAGAAAGAAGACTTACGGTAATGAAGGACAGCTCGATAGGGGCCATGGGCGCGGCGGCCATTGCCGTGCTCGTGCTGATCAAATACCTCTTTGCGAGCGGCCTTATAGAGAAAGGCCTCACGTGGGATGTATTATTCATGATATTCTTCGTTCCTGTCTTTTCTAAATGGATTATGGTCCCCGTCATCTGTCACGGCAAAGCGGCGAGAAATGACGGTCTCGGCAAGATATTCATTGCCCACGGAGGAACGGGCGTTCTCCTCCTCTCCTCCGTGATTCTCGCGGCAATCTTTGCCTGTGCCTCTTTTGCGCTGCCCGAGCCGTCATGGCGGGGGACTGGAAAAGTCTTTCTTCTTCTTTTTCTTTCCTCTTATGGTCTTGCTCTTCTCTGGGTGGCCTTCTGCCAGCACAAATTCGGGGGACTCACCGGCGATACCATAGGCGCAGTGAGCGAGATCGGGGAGATACTCCTCTTCGGAATCGCCTTTTTATGCATTTGA
- a CDS encoding transporter substrate-binding domain-containing protein produces the protein MKRVLTVVTVILALVCATAAFAGPALDKIVQKGELVVGTSGDYPPFNAKAKDGRLMGFDVDLAAAIAEGMGIKLKMVQIPFSDLLASLSAGKVDLVISAMTITPKRNLQVAFVGPYFLSGQALLTTRETAIKASSMKDVNKADFALAVPAGTTSEMVAKKYLKSSKLTVSPDMNSALQLLLTGKIKAVLTDNATAAVASFRYGDKGIVSTGALTFEPIGIAVKGEDPLLLNWLENVLGTLKAGGEIDALTDKWFKDPSWVKDLP, from the coding sequence ATGAAGAGAGTCCTTACTGTTGTGACGGTTATTCTTGCATTGGTGTGTGCTACGGCCGCATTCGCCGGACCCGCGCTCGACAAGATAGTACAGAAAGGTGAGCTTGTAGTCGGCACGTCCGGCGATTATCCCCCCTTTAATGCCAAAGCAAAAGACGGAAGACTGATGGGATTCGATGTGGACCTCGCGGCCGCCATCGCAGAAGGCATGGGCATCAAACTAAAAATGGTGCAGATACCTTTCAGTGACCTCCTTGCGAGCTTGAGCGCAGGGAAGGTGGACCTGGTGATCTCGGCCATGACGATTACTCCGAAGCGTAATCTGCAGGTTGCCTTCGTAGGACCATATTTCCTCTCCGGACAGGCCCTGCTCACCACGAGGGAGACGGCAATCAAGGCGAGCAGCATGAAGGACGTGAATAAGGCCGATTTCGCCCTGGCAGTCCCTGCCGGCACCACGAGTGAGATGGTAGCGAAGAAATACCTGAAGAGCTCAAAATTGACGGTAAGCCCCGATATGAATTCCGCCCTCCAGCTTCTTCTTACGGGTAAGATCAAGGCGGTGCTCACGGATAACGCCACTGCCGCAGTGGCAAGCTTCAGGTATGGCGATAAGGGCATAGTCTCCACAGGGGCCCTCACCTTCGAGCCCATAGGCATCGCGGTGAAGGGGGAAGACCCTCTTCTTTTGAACTGGCTTGAAAACGTTCTGGGTACACTCAAGGCCGGGGGCGAGATAGATGCCCTCACCGACAAATGGTTCAAAGATCCTTCATGGGTCAAGGACCTTCCCTAG
- the budA gene encoding acetolactate decarboxylase, producing the protein MKSIHSKLEVTLPPELGEKLDSAAARTGCSREDLVEQALRQFLYSEGVKNSVYLSAPINALVEGFYVENTTIAEIKGQGDFGLGTFNYLDGEMVLLDGEVYQIRSDGMVYTVGEEEKSPFACVTFFTPDTFDDLDGHFNFPDINAFLDRLIPSVNMLYAIRIDGEFRHVKTRAAPKSKNYLPLVEATKNQAIFEFEHVKGSLAGFYTPPYMEHLNAPGYHLHFLTEDRRHGGHLIGCDLEKAHIGIQHVPELRLSLPVTLDFLTADLSRDTRADLDKAEK; encoded by the coding sequence ATGAAGAGCATTCATTCCAAACTTGAAGTCACCCTCCCGCCCGAACTTGGGGAGAAACTCGATTCCGCAGCCGCAAGAACGGGATGCAGCCGGGAGGATCTGGTGGAACAGGCGCTCCGTCAGTTCCTCTATTCCGAAGGGGTCAAAAACTCCGTCTATTTATCGGCCCCCATTAACGCCCTTGTAGAAGGATTTTATGTGGAAAACACTACAATCGCAGAGATCAAAGGGCAGGGGGATTTCGGTCTGGGGACCTTCAATTACCTGGACGGAGAGATGGTGCTCCTCGATGGTGAAGTGTACCAGATCAGGTCCGACGGAATGGTCTATACGGTTGGGGAGGAAGAGAAGTCACCCTTCGCATGCGTGACTTTTTTCACCCCCGATACATTCGACGACCTGGACGGCCATTTTAATTTTCCCGATATCAATGCATTTTTGGACCGTCTTATTCCCTCGGTCAATATGCTCTATGCAATCAGGATCGACGGAGAATTCCGTCACGTAAAGACCAGGGCTGCTCCCAAATCAAAAAACTATCTCCCCCTGGTCGAAGCTACCAAAAATCAGGCGATATTCGAATTCGAACACGTAAAAGGCTCCCTGGCGGGTTTCTACACCCCTCCCTATATGGAACATCTCAACGCGCCCGGATATCACCTCCATTTTCTCACGGAGGACCGGCGCCATGGAGGCCATCTTATCGGATGCGATTTGGAGAAGGCCCATATAGGGATTCAGCACGTGCCCGAGTTGCGCCTCTCCCTGCCGGTAACCCTCGATTTCCTGACCGCTGATCTGTCGAGGGATACGAGGGCAGATCTGGATAAGGCCGAGAAGTGA
- a CDS encoding histidine phosphatase family protein, with amino-acid sequence MQSNPTRLFLVRHGDTVDEETKKVFKGSLDIPLSERGRGRIEKAGAFLSRFNIDYIYTSALSRCIESGTIIARPHGLPIETSGGLNELCFGSWEGLSFDEIDAHYPEEFSRWLSDPELHAPPAGETLRQAQQRIIPAFDTIVERHKGRNLALVAHGGALRIILCSLLDLKLSFLFRLAQDYGGVSIIDIYEDKNAVVKLLNYTFYE; translated from the coding sequence ATGCAGAGCAACCCTACCCGCCTTTTTCTCGTTAGGCACGGAGACACCGTAGATGAAGAGACCAAGAAGGTCTTCAAAGGGAGTCTCGATATTCCTTTGTCGGAAAGGGGGAGAGGGAGAATCGAAAAGGCCGGAGCCTTTCTCTCCCGGTTCAATATTGACTACATATATACTTCGGCCCTTTCACGGTGCATCGAAAGCGGTACCATCATCGCGAGACCTCACGGGCTCCCGATAGAGACATCAGGGGGATTGAACGAGCTTTGCTTCGGGTCCTGGGAAGGCCTCAGCTTTGACGAGATCGATGCCCATTATCCGGAGGAATTCAGTCGATGGCTTTCAGATCCCGAACTCCATGCACCCCCTGCCGGGGAGACCCTGAGACAGGCCCAGCAACGCATCATCCCCGCATTCGATACTATTGTAGAGAGACATAAAGGCCGGAACCTTGCCCTCGTCGCCCACGGCGGGGCATTGAGAATTATTCTCTGCTCCCTTCTGGACCTGAAGCTTTCCTTCCTCTTCCGGCTCGCCCAGGACTATGGAGGGGTAAGCATTATCGATATTTACGAAGACAAGAATGCGGTGGTAAAGCTTCTGAATTATACGTTCTATGAGTGA